A window of Christiangramia forsetii KT0803 contains these coding sequences:
- a CDS encoding anhydro-N-acetylmuramic acid kinase, whose protein sequence is MEKTEYRLIGVMSGTSLDGVDLVFTTINFQSEPEFSIIAAETFPYSNEWRNKLSTAITLDPPELNKLDEEYTVYLAQVIRRFIQKYEIDLLDAICSHGHTVKHRPKQGITFQIGNIPNLAKLIDAPVVCDFRVQDVELGGQGAPLVPIGDRLLFNEYKYCINLGGFANVSMEKDSQRIAYDICAVNTVLNHFMRKLDKEYDEDGKLARTGDLDKDLLDKLNALQYFKKTPPKSLGIEWVNSEIIPLLEKNQKDIPAILKTFSIHAATQIANSLDDDPESKVLLTGGGTFNKFLIEEIKSRSSCDFVIPDKQLIDFKEALIFALLGVLKLRGEINVLSSVTGSKMDHSSGRVYEP, encoded by the coding sequence ATGGAAAAAACTGAATACAGATTGATCGGTGTTATGTCTGGAACTTCCCTTGACGGGGTTGATCTGGTTTTCACAACTATCAATTTTCAAAGTGAACCTGAATTTTCTATAATCGCTGCTGAAACTTTTCCGTATTCAAATGAGTGGCGAAATAAATTGTCAACAGCTATTACCTTAGATCCACCGGAGCTTAATAAACTGGATGAAGAGTACACCGTATATCTGGCACAAGTAATTAGGCGTTTTATTCAGAAATATGAGATAGACCTTTTAGATGCGATTTGTAGTCACGGCCATACCGTTAAACACAGGCCAAAACAAGGAATTACCTTTCAGATTGGGAATATACCAAATCTGGCAAAATTGATAGATGCACCCGTGGTATGTGATTTTAGGGTTCAGGATGTAGAGCTTGGTGGGCAGGGGGCCCCTTTAGTTCCTATTGGAGATCGTTTGCTATTTAACGAATATAAATACTGTATCAATCTGGGCGGTTTTGCAAATGTATCCATGGAGAAGGATTCTCAAAGAATAGCTTATGATATTTGTGCCGTAAATACAGTCCTTAATCATTTCATGCGAAAATTGGATAAAGAATATGATGAGGATGGTAAACTGGCAAGAACTGGAGATTTAGATAAGGACTTACTGGATAAACTCAATGCTTTACAATATTTTAAAAAAACACCACCAAAATCTTTGGGGATTGAATGGGTGAATTCTGAAATAATTCCTCTATTGGAAAAGAATCAAAAAGATATTCCTGCGATTTTGAAAACTTTTTCTATTCATGCTGCTACTCAAATAGCCAATTCGCTGGATGATGATCCAGAATCAAAAGTATTGCTAACAGGTGGTGGAACATTCAATAAATTTCTTATTGAAGAAATTAAATCCAGATCTTCCTGTGATTTTGTGATACCAGATAAACAATTGATAGATTTTAAAGAGGCATTAATATTTGCGCTCTTGGGGGTTCTAAAACTGAGAGGTGAAATAAACGTTTTGAGTTCTGTTACCGGTTCTAAAATGGATCATTCTTCGGGACGTGTTTATGAACCCTGA
- a CDS encoding bifunctional folylpolyglutamate synthase/dihydrofolate synthase, with amino-acid sequence MKAYKETVDWMFQQLPMYQRVGKTAFKKDLSNTLELAEHLDHPENKFKSIHVAGTNGKGSVSHMLASIFQSAGYKTGLYTSPHLKDFRERIRINGKLISEGDVVPFIEENQNFLEQNKLSFFEMSVGMAFDYFAKQEVDIAIIETGMGGRLDSTNIIIPELSIITNIGLDHTAFLGENLSEIAGEKAGIIKANIPVVIGERQTETEAVFKNVSEKLNSRILFAEDFKFQQYYTDLKGDYQKKNIRTVLASVEVLKGADWDISEEAIINGLTSVKLHTGLQGRWDVIREKPKVICDTAHNAEGLKLVMNQLKKEKFQQLHIVLGVVNDKDLSKVLPLFPDSAKFYFAQPNVPRGLEVDILQAEAAKYSLEGNIYMSVLEAFRAAEEEALDEDLIFVGGSNFTVAEVL; translated from the coding sequence GTGAAAGCTTATAAAGAAACTGTTGACTGGATGTTTCAGCAGTTACCAATGTACCAGCGAGTAGGAAAGACAGCTTTTAAAAAAGATCTTTCCAATACTTTGGAATTAGCTGAACATTTGGATCATCCCGAAAATAAATTTAAAAGTATTCATGTTGCCGGGACCAATGGGAAAGGCTCTGTGAGTCATATGCTGGCTTCAATTTTTCAGTCGGCCGGTTATAAAACCGGCTTGTATACTTCACCACATCTAAAAGATTTTAGAGAGCGTATTAGGATTAATGGAAAGTTAATTTCAGAAGGAGATGTTGTTCCGTTTATTGAAGAAAATCAAAATTTTCTAGAACAAAATAAGCTTAGTTTTTTTGAAATGAGCGTGGGAATGGCCTTCGATTATTTTGCAAAACAGGAAGTTGACATTGCCATTATTGAGACCGGAATGGGGGGCAGGCTTGATTCTACTAATATTATCATTCCTGAACTTTCAATAATTACCAATATAGGCTTGGATCATACTGCTTTCCTTGGAGAGAATTTATCTGAAATCGCTGGAGAGAAAGCCGGGATCATTAAAGCTAATATTCCGGTGGTGATAGGTGAAAGGCAAACAGAAACTGAAGCTGTTTTTAAAAATGTTTCAGAAAAATTAAATTCCAGAATATTATTTGCTGAAGATTTTAAGTTCCAACAATATTATACAGATTTAAAAGGGGATTATCAGAAAAAAAATATCAGAACTGTGCTTGCTTCAGTAGAGGTATTAAAGGGAGCCGACTGGGATATTTCAGAAGAAGCAATTATAAATGGATTAACCAGCGTAAAACTACATACGGGACTTCAGGGACGCTGGGATGTGATACGTGAGAAGCCAAAAGTAATTTGTGATACAGCGCATAATGCTGAAGGTCTCAAACTTGTAATGAATCAACTGAAAAAAGAGAAATTTCAGCAACTTCATATAGTTCTCGGTGTGGTGAATGATAAAGACCTTTCTAAAGTTTTACCATTATTTCCTGATAGTGCGAAATTTTATTTTGCACAACCTAACGTTCCCAGAGGACTTGAAGTTGATATTCTTCAAGCTGAAGCTGCTAAATACAGTTTAGAAGGAAATATATACATGTCAGTTTTGGAAGCTTTTCGAGCTGCGGAAGAAGAGGCCTTAGATGAAGATCTTATTTTTGTTGGAGGCAGCAACTTTACAGTGGCAGAAGTATTATAA
- the porV gene encoding type IX secretion system outer membrane channel protein PorV encodes MKKNTFFLIAAVLFANLSLFAQEGTRDRVITTAVPFLKIASDARSAGMGELGVATSSDVYSQQWNPAKYAFYEHGNGVGVTYTPYLSRIVNDIFLGGVSYVQKLDDRSAIAGGLRYFSLGSIETREVFEQEPLFVNPNSFTLDLSYSLKLSEDFSMAVAGRYLRSDLDTGGDENFPGSTFGVDVAGYYQSQQITYQNFDGVWRLGANISNIGPKIKYDDAGQENFIPTNLGVGVGFDFIFDADNKLATYLEFNKLLVPTPQDFDDDGDIDSEDDEEYNSTGSIEGIFKSFGDAPDGLSEEVKEVTVALGAEYWYQEKFALRAGYFNESEEKGFRKFFSLGAGFAYENIVIDASYLFSTSSVPSPLEGTLRFGLSFNFGDNYSN; translated from the coding sequence ATGAAAAAAAATACATTCTTTTTGATCGCGGCAGTTTTGTTTGCCAATCTTTCATTGTTTGCACAGGAAGGTACCAGGGATAGGGTTATTACAACGGCAGTGCCTTTTCTGAAAATTGCATCAGATGCCAGATCTGCCGGAATGGGAGAATTAGGAGTGGCTACTTCTTCAGATGTATATTCTCAACAATGGAATCCGGCGAAATATGCTTTTTATGAGCATGGTAATGGGGTGGGAGTAACTTATACTCCTTACTTAAGCAGGATCGTTAACGATATTTTTCTTGGAGGCGTTTCCTATGTTCAAAAACTAGATGATCGAAGTGCTATTGCCGGGGGCTTACGATATTTTAGTCTTGGCTCTATTGAGACCAGGGAGGTATTTGAGCAGGAACCTTTATTTGTTAATCCAAATTCTTTTACTCTGGATCTTTCTTATTCATTGAAACTAAGTGAAGATTTTTCAATGGCCGTGGCAGGGCGCTATTTAAGATCAGATCTTGATACCGGTGGAGATGAAAATTTTCCCGGTTCTACATTTGGAGTAGATGTGGCAGGATATTACCAAAGTCAGCAAATTACTTATCAGAATTTTGATGGTGTCTGGAGATTGGGTGCTAATATTTCAAATATTGGCCCTAAGATTAAATACGACGATGCTGGTCAGGAAAATTTTATCCCGACGAACCTTGGAGTAGGTGTAGGTTTTGATTTTATATTTGATGCAGATAATAAATTAGCGACCTACCTTGAATTCAATAAATTGTTAGTGCCAACCCCTCAGGATTTTGATGATGATGGAGATATTGATAGTGAGGATGATGAAGAATACAATTCTACAGGGTCTATAGAAGGAATTTTCAAGTCTTTTGGAGATGCACCTGATGGTCTTTCAGAAGAAGTTAAGGAGGTAACCGTTGCTCTTGGTGCTGAATACTGGTACCAGGAGAAATTCGCTTTAAGAGCGGGGTATTTTAATGAAAGTGAAGAGAAGGGATTTAGAAAATTCTTTTCCTTAGGTGCTGGTTTTGCTTATGAGAATATAGTTATTGATGCATCTTATTTATTTTCTACCTCTTCTGTTCCAAGTCCTTTGGAAGGAACACTTAGATTTGGCTTAAGTTTTAATTTTGGAGATAACTACAGTAATTAA
- a CDS encoding UDP-N-acetylmuramoyl-tripeptide--D-alanyl-D-alanine ligase encodes MNTARLHQRFLLCSGVDTDTRNIRKDSMFFALKGTNFNGNEFAGEALKQGASYVVVDDKKFVKNKEHYILVQNVLESLQKLAIFHRKYLGIPILAITGSNGKTTTKELVHSVLLRKFKTIATKGNLNNHIGVPLTLLSMDDHTEFGIVEMGANHPLEIEFLCTIANPDYGYITNFGKAHLEGFGSLEGVVKAKTELYKNLQERHKLIFLNIDDEVQRKHENYNHTFSFGESNEADVQLSYQSGLANAQLNYNNTDFKSKLTGEYNAKNMAAALCIGLYFKVKFEEIQTALSNYSPDNNRSQTLNTASNTIIMDAYNANPTSMHAALENFKQLKTNKQKIAILGDMFELGSSAVTEHQIIANYVQNSDFAETYLLGDNFKNTNTSSNFIFKFKSIESLKEHLKETDFQNCYFLIKGSRGMALERVLDSIKK; translated from the coding sequence ATGAATACAGCTCGACTACATCAACGTTTTCTGCTTTGCTCTGGCGTTGATACAGATACCCGCAATATTAGGAAAGATAGTATGTTCTTTGCCCTAAAAGGCACTAATTTCAATGGAAATGAATTTGCTGGTGAAGCTTTAAAACAGGGAGCTAGCTATGTAGTTGTTGATGATAAAAAATTTGTCAAAAATAAAGAACACTATATTTTAGTTCAGAATGTTCTGGAATCACTTCAGAAATTAGCTATTTTTCATAGAAAATATCTGGGCATTCCTATTCTCGCAATTACAGGAAGCAATGGAAAAACAACGACAAAGGAGCTTGTTCATTCTGTTCTTTTAAGGAAATTTAAAACCATTGCCACTAAAGGCAATTTAAACAATCATATTGGAGTTCCTCTTACCTTGTTATCCATGGATGATCATACTGAATTTGGAATCGTGGAAATGGGGGCAAATCACCCCTTAGAGATAGAGTTTCTCTGCACAATTGCTAACCCGGATTACGGATATATTACTAATTTTGGAAAAGCCCATCTTGAAGGTTTTGGGAGTCTGGAAGGAGTTGTAAAAGCCAAAACCGAACTTTATAAAAATTTACAGGAAAGACATAAATTGATCTTTCTGAATATTGATGATGAAGTTCAAAGGAAACACGAAAATTACAACCACACCTTTAGCTTTGGAGAAAGTAACGAGGCCGATGTACAACTAAGCTATCAATCAGGACTTGCTAATGCACAACTTAATTACAATAATACCGATTTTAAGAGCAAGCTAACTGGCGAATACAATGCTAAAAATATGGCTGCCGCACTATGTATAGGCCTTTATTTTAAAGTGAAGTTTGAAGAGATCCAAACAGCACTCTCAAATTACAGCCCAGATAATAATCGTTCCCAAACTTTAAACACTGCTTCCAACACTATAATAATGGATGCATACAATGCAAATCCTACCAGCATGCACGCCGCATTAGAGAATTTTAAGCAACTTAAAACCAATAAGCAAAAGATTGCTATTCTGGGAGACATGTTCGAGCTTGGAAGCTCCGCCGTCACAGAACATCAAATTATTGCAAATTATGTTCAAAATAGTGATTTCGCAGAAACTTATCTCCTTGGGGATAATTTCAAAAACACCAATACAAGTAGCAATTTTATCTTTAAATTTAAATCTATAGAGAGCCTAAAAGAACATTTAAAAGAAACCGATTTTCAAAATTGCTATTTCCTTATTAAAGGTTCTAGAGGAATGGCCCTGGAAAGAGTTTTGGATTCCATAAAGAAATAA
- a CDS encoding Glu/Leu/Phe/Val dehydrogenase dimerization domain-containing protein translates to MKELLKVYENKEPEIVFNWKDSETEAEGWTVINSLRGGAAGGGTRMRKGLDQNEVLSLAKTMEVKFTVSGPPIGGAKSGINFDPTDPRKKGVLERWYKAVSPLLKSYYGTGGDLNVDEINEVIPITENCGVWHPQEGVFSGHFQPTESDKINRIGQLRQGVIKVLENTNFSPDISRKYTVADMITGYGVAEAVHHYYSIYGGDIKGKKAIVQGFGNVGSSAAYYLSQMGAKVVGIIDRAGGLINEEGFSFEEIKQMFLNKDGNALRNENLMPFEEINEKVWKLDAEIFAPCAASRLISKDQITNLIDRKLEVISCGANVPFADKEIFFGPIMEYTDEKVSLIPDFISNCGMARVFAYFMERRVQMTDEAIFNDTSMIIKNAIQNTFDNNSSKTNISKTAFEVALKQLV, encoded by the coding sequence ATGAAAGAATTACTCAAAGTATACGAGAATAAAGAGCCTGAAATAGTATTTAACTGGAAAGATTCTGAAACTGAAGCCGAAGGCTGGACAGTTATCAACTCCCTTCGTGGGGGAGCTGCCGGTGGTGGAACGAGAATGAGAAAGGGATTAGACCAAAACGAAGTTCTTTCATTGGCTAAAACTATGGAAGTGAAATTTACAGTTTCGGGACCTCCGATAGGCGGCGCAAAATCTGGAATTAATTTCGATCCAACCGATCCTCGTAAAAAAGGAGTTCTAGAACGTTGGTATAAAGCCGTATCTCCACTTCTTAAAAGTTATTATGGTACTGGTGGTGATTTAAATGTTGATGAAATAAATGAGGTAATCCCAATCACAGAGAACTGTGGTGTTTGGCATCCGCAGGAAGGTGTTTTTAGCGGGCATTTTCAACCAACCGAATCTGACAAGATCAATAGAATTGGTCAGTTAAGGCAGGGTGTAATTAAAGTACTGGAAAACACCAATTTTTCGCCAGATATCAGCAGAAAATATACCGTAGCAGATATGATTACCGGTTATGGAGTAGCTGAGGCAGTTCATCACTATTATAGTATTTATGGAGGTGATATTAAAGGAAAAAAAGCCATCGTTCAGGGATTTGGAAATGTTGGTTCATCAGCAGCCTATTATCTTTCTCAAATGGGAGCGAAGGTTGTTGGAATTATAGATCGTGCCGGAGGACTTATTAATGAAGAGGGTTTCAGTTTTGAAGAGATCAAACAAATGTTTTTGAATAAGGATGGAAATGCTCTGAGAAATGAGAATTTAATGCCTTTTGAAGAGATCAATGAAAAAGTTTGGAAGCTTGATGCGGAGATTTTTGCACCATGTGCAGCTTCAAGATTAATTTCAAAAGATCAGATCACCAATCTTATAGATCGTAAACTGGAAGTTATTTCTTGTGGAGCCAATGTTCCATTTGCAGATAAAGAAATTTTCTTTGGACCAATTATGGAATATACCGATGAAAAAGTAAGTCTTATTCCAGACTTTATTTCAAATTGTGGGATGGCTCGTGTCTTTGCATATTTTATGGAGAGAAGAGTTCAGATGACAGATGAAGCCATTTTTAATGATACTTCTATGATCATTAAGAATGCTATTCAGAATACTTTTGATAATAATAGCAGTAAGACCAATATTAGTAAAACGGCTTTTGAAGTAGCTCTTAAACAGCTTGTTTAA
- a CDS encoding transposase — protein sequence MEETGFKAFNTIANTIKLNYRSILNFFINRSTNASAESFNAKIKAFRSQFRGVRNVEFFLYRLTNIFA from the coding sequence ATAGAAGAAACAGGGTTTAAAGCATTCAATACAATTGCAAACACGATAAAACTCAACTATAGATCCATCTTGAACTTTTTTATCAATAGAAGCACAAATGCTTCAGCAGAATCATTTAATGCAAAGATAAAAGCCTTTAGGTCCCAATTTAGAGGAGTAAGAAATGTAGAATTCTTCCTATATAGATTAACCAATATTTTTGCATAA
- the gldJ gene encoding gliding motility lipoprotein GldJ, translated as MKLNVALKAIIAVVCGVSLLSCNKSNNYKNTSRATGWDINSDEGGFQYNSDFKEQEAAPGLVFVEGGTYTMGRVADDPMHDWNNTPTQQHVQSFYMDETEVTNKMYLEYLDWLRRVFPPSEENYKNIYDGALPDTLVWRNRLGYNETMVTNYLRHPAYAEYPVVGVSWIQAVEFSKWRTDRVNESNLEREGFIKEGARYTDVDASSTFNTDTYIHTPSKAYGGNTEISQGGDESQDRLADTDDNGNPIKKIYPGRESGLIYPEYRLPTEAEWEYAALGLTGIRNYNTYRGRKKYPWDGQYTRNGDVKKMGDQLANFKQGDGDYGGIAGWSDDGADITAEVKSYESNDFGLYDMAGNVAEWVADVYRPIVDDEFNDFNYYRGNVYTKHAINEDGSVKIVGTDDIVYDTLSNGKLVARNLPGEIAQVPVTEEDTYMRTNFTESDQRDYRDGDKSSSRYYQPFQETEEDPSKRMYNSPTYDNFTYADSSAEGGITERGYDKEKRTTLISDEVRVYKGGSWRDRAYWLDPAQRRYFPQGMATDYIGFRNAMSRVGSKSLDKNKTARSN; from the coding sequence ATGAAATTGAATGTAGCTTTAAAAGCCATTATTGCTGTTGTTTGTGGCGTTAGCTTACTAAGCTGTAATAAATCGAACAATTACAAAAATACCTCACGTGCTACCGGATGGGACATAAATTCGGACGAAGGTGGATTCCAATACAATTCTGATTTCAAAGAGCAGGAAGCTGCTCCGGGATTGGTATTTGTAGAAGGAGGAACTTACACAATGGGACGGGTAGCAGATGATCCTATGCATGATTGGAACAACACTCCTACTCAACAGCACGTCCAGTCCTTTTACATGGACGAAACTGAGGTTACCAACAAAATGTATCTTGAATACCTGGATTGGTTAAGACGTGTTTTTCCTCCTAGTGAAGAAAATTACAAGAATATTTATGACGGAGCTCTTCCTGATACTTTAGTCTGGAGAAACAGACTGGGTTATAATGAAACAATGGTCACTAATTATCTTCGTCACCCTGCCTATGCAGAATATCCTGTAGTAGGAGTGAGCTGGATACAGGCTGTTGAATTTAGCAAATGGAGAACAGATCGTGTAAATGAAAGCAATCTTGAACGAGAAGGTTTCATTAAAGAAGGCGCTAGATACACAGACGTAGATGCATCTTCTACTTTTAATACAGATACCTACATACACACTCCAAGTAAAGCGTACGGAGGAAACACTGAAATTAGTCAGGGTGGAGATGAGTCTCAAGACAGACTTGCAGATACAGACGACAATGGAAATCCTATTAAAAAGATTTATCCTGGTCGGGAAAGTGGCTTGATTTATCCTGAATACAGACTTCCAACGGAAGCTGAATGGGAATACGCAGCTCTTGGACTTACCGGAATTAGAAATTACAACACATATCGTGGTAGAAAAAAATACCCATGGGATGGACAATACACCAGAAATGGTGATGTAAAGAAAATGGGAGATCAGCTTGCTAACTTTAAGCAAGGTGATGGTGATTACGGCGGAATCGCCGGATGGAGTGATGATGGTGCAGATATTACTGCAGAAGTGAAATCTTATGAATCAAATGATTTCGGACTTTATGATATGGCAGGAAATGTAGCTGAATGGGTTGCAGATGTCTACAGACCAATCGTAGATGATGAGTTCAACGATTTTAACTACTACCGTGGTAATGTCTACACTAAGCATGCTATTAATGAAGACGGAAGCGTAAAAATTGTAGGAACAGACGATATTGTTTATGACACATTGAGCAATGGTAAACTCGTTGCGAGAAACCTTCCAGGTGAAATCGCTCAGGTTCCTGTTACTGAGGAAGACACATATATGAGGACAAACTTCACAGAAAGCGATCAAAGAGATTACCGTGATGGAGACAAGAGTTCAAGTAGATACTATCAACCTTTTCAGGAAACGGAAGAAGATCCTTCCAAGAGAATGTACAACTCACCAACTTACGATAATTTTACTTATGCAGATAGCAGTGCAGAAGGTGGAATTACCGAAAGAGGTTATGACAAAGAAAAGAGAACTACTCTTATAAGTGATGAAGTAAGAGTCTACAAAGGAGGTAGCTGGAGAGACAGAGCTTATTGGTTAGACCCGGCTCAAAGACGTTATTTCCCACAGGGCATGGCTACAGATTATATAGGCTTTAGAAATGCAATGTCAAGAGTAGGATCTAAATCATTAGATAAAAATAAAACGGCTAGAAGTAATTAA
- a CDS encoding MotA/TolQ/ExbB proton channel family protein yields the protein MLNFFQQDEVAEAAQAAEPVVEEKTLSLFDLMFSGGLGGQIIIIILFVLLFAAVYIYFERLFAIKAASRVDKNFMHQIKDSVQGGNIESAKIRCAQSESPVARLTEKGISRIGSPLEDINTAIENAGRLEVYKLEKNVSILATIAGAAPMIGFLGTVIGMVLAFHELATSSGQAQMGALAEGIYTAMTTTVAGLIVGIIAYIGYNHLVVKTDKVVHQMEATAVDFLDLLNEPA from the coding sequence ATGCTTAACTTTTTTCAGCAGGACGAGGTGGCTGAAGCTGCACAGGCAGCAGAACCGGTCGTAGAAGAGAAGACTTTATCGTTATTCGATCTAATGTTTAGCGGCGGTCTTGGTGGCCAGATCATCATTATTATTCTCTTTGTTCTATTATTCGCAGCGGTATACATCTATTTTGAAAGACTTTTTGCAATCAAAGCAGCAAGTCGGGTGGATAAGAACTTTATGCATCAAATTAAAGATAGTGTTCAGGGGGGTAATATTGAATCTGCAAAGATTAGATGTGCCCAGAGCGAATCCCCTGTTGCCAGGCTAACTGAAAAAGGGATATCCAGAATTGGAAGTCCGTTGGAAGATATTAATACCGCAATCGAGAATGCAGGTAGGCTAGAGGTCTATAAACTGGAAAAGAATGTGAGTATTCTGGCAACTATTGCCGGAGCAGCGCCCATGATTGGTTTCCTTGGAACTGTAATTGGTATGGTGCTTGCTTTCCATGAACTGGCTACAAGCAGCGGGCAGGCGCAAATGGGAGCACTGGCAGAAGGAATTTATACTGCTATGACTACTACCGTCGCCGGTCTAATAGTGGGAATTATCGCTTATATAGGTTATAACCACCTTGTTGTAAAGACAGATAAAGTGGTTCATCAAATGGAGGCTACTGCGGTAGATTTCCTTGACCTTTTAAACGAACCTGCTTAA
- the cdd gene encoding cytidine deaminase, with amino-acid sequence MKPLTITSRLEVYESIEEIPEDVQDLMQEAIEVRDNAYAPYSNFKVGAAILLENEEVVVGSNQENASYPSGLCAERTAVYAAGAKYPNTRILKIAVTAKSLRHKVISPVPPCGACRQALIEYEVKQEEAIELYFMGETGKVVKAESIKDILPLVFDNSCL; translated from the coding sequence ATGAAGCCACTTACCATTACTTCACGTTTAGAAGTTTATGAATCTATAGAAGAAATTCCTGAGGATGTTCAGGATTTAATGCAAGAAGCGATTGAGGTTAGAGATAATGCTTATGCGCCATACTCCAACTTTAAAGTAGGAGCTGCAATTCTTTTGGAGAATGAGGAGGTGGTTGTTGGGAGCAATCAGGAAAATGCTTCTTATCCATCCGGTCTATGTGCAGAAAGAACAGCCGTCTATGCTGCCGGAGCTAAATATCCCAATACCAGAATTTTAAAGATTGCTGTTACTGCAAAATCATTGAGACATAAAGTGATATCTCCTGTACCTCCTTGTGGTGCCTGTAGGCAGGCACTAATTGAATACGAAGTAAAACAGGAAGAAGCTATAGAGCTTTATTTTATGGGTGAAACCGGAAAAGTTGTAAAAGCTGAATCTATTAAAGATATACTACCATTAGTTTTTGATAATTCCTGTCTATAA
- a CDS encoding ExbD/TolR family protein, with amino-acid sequence MNLRGRNKISPEFSMSSMTDVVFLLLIFFMLTSPVITPEALDLILPKAKGKTTNKQTLSVSITKDLQVYINSERISNSALESTLKSKLAGEENPTIILRAEEGVPIEKAVNVMDIANRNSYKIVLAVKPE; translated from the coding sequence ATGAATTTAAGAGGAAGAAATAAAATAAGTCCGGAGTTTAGCATGAGCTCGATGACAGATGTAGTTTTTCTACTGCTCATCTTTTTTATGCTAACCTCACCGGTAATCACTCCAGAGGCATTGGATCTAATCCTTCCGAAGGCAAAAGGTAAAACTACCAATAAGCAAACACTTTCGGTAAGTATTACTAAAGATCTTCAGGTGTATATCAACAGTGAAAGAATTAGTAATAGTGCCCTGGAATCAACGCTGAAAAGTAAATTGGCCGGGGAAGAGAATCCAACGATTATCCTGAGAGCTGAAGAAGGAGTACCTATTGAAAAGGCGGTAAACGTAATGGATATTGCTAATAGAAATAGTTATAAGATAGTTTTAGCGGTAAAACCTGAATAG
- a CDS encoding DUF4440 domain-containing protein, translating to MKKLLIYFVLFFYMINTSRAQTVSDEEQLKTLVQNSFDDILSELDAESIPEYFTDDFVLLENGEVWDMMKLRRMLNSETMKGVKRMNDFEFIQITIHGDAAWLAYHNKATFRKGDKIVGEMNWLESATAIKTKDGWRLDMLHSTRKTEVK from the coding sequence ATGAAAAAGCTTTTAATTTACTTTGTTCTATTCTTCTATATGATTAATACTTCGCGTGCTCAAACCGTTTCTGATGAGGAGCAATTAAAAACTTTGGTTCAGAACTCTTTTGATGATATTTTATCTGAATTGGATGCGGAAAGCATCCCTGAGTATTTTACAGATGATTTCGTTCTCCTCGAAAATGGAGAAGTTTGGGACATGATGAAACTTAGGAGGATGCTGAATTCAGAAACTATGAAAGGTGTAAAGCGTATGAATGATTTTGAGTTCATTCAGATAACCATACATGGAGATGCGGCCTGGCTTGCTTATCATAACAAAGCGACTTTCAGGAAAGGGGATAAGATTGTTGGTGAAATGAATTGGTTGGAAAGTGCAACGGCTATTAAAACTAAAGATGGCTGGAGACTGGATATGCTCCACTCTACCAGGAAAACTGAAGTTAAATAG